The proteins below come from a single Paraconexibacter algicola genomic window:
- a CDS encoding DEAD/DEAH box helicase produces MQDDLPPTLFTDLGLRAELLDALTALGYEEPTPIQAQTIPPLLEGRDLLGQAATGTGKTAAFALPALERLAASGTEDKAPRVLVLAPTRELATQVSEAMHKYGRGIGARVLPIYGGQPIVRQLRALSGGVDVVVATPGRALDHIGRGTLDLSRLHTVVLDEADEMLDMGFAEDIESILEAAPADRQTVLFSATMPPRIARMVKKHLADPVHIEVKRAATPEGEAPKVRQAAYVVHRPHKAAALGRILDLEVPTAAIVFCRTRAEVDALTETLNGRGYRAEALHGGLSQEQRSKVLQRLRAGTTELLIATDVAARGLDIDTLTHVVNYDVPASPETYVHRIGRVGRAGREGVAITLAQPREHRMLKTIEKITRQPVKIEKVPTIADLHARRLELTRAALQESLLQEDELERFRVVVETLADEFDVMQVAMAAVRLAHQAQAGVDEDDEEEIPQASLDRGPKPDRDRGPARPGAGGGKPGGGRRLDAEGPTTRIFIGAGRSAGIRPQDLVGAITGESSLTGRQIGAIEITDRFSLVELPENRADEVIAAMRSSTIKGRKATVRREKFDRKRR; encoded by the coding sequence GTGCAGGACGATCTCCCCCCCACCCTCTTCACCGATCTCGGCCTCCGCGCCGAGCTCCTCGACGCGCTCACCGCCCTCGGCTACGAGGAGCCCACGCCGATCCAGGCGCAGACGATCCCGCCGCTGCTGGAGGGCCGCGACCTCCTCGGCCAGGCCGCCACCGGCACGGGCAAGACCGCGGCCTTCGCGCTGCCCGCCCTGGAGCGCCTCGCCGCGAGCGGCACCGAGGACAAGGCGCCCCGCGTGCTCGTCCTCGCCCCCACGCGCGAGCTCGCCACCCAGGTCTCCGAGGCGATGCACAAGTACGGGCGCGGCATCGGCGCCCGCGTGCTCCCGATCTACGGCGGCCAGCCGATCGTGCGGCAGCTGCGCGCGCTCAGCGGCGGCGTCGACGTCGTCGTCGCCACCCCCGGCCGCGCACTGGACCACATCGGCCGCGGCACGCTCGACCTCTCGCGCCTGCACACCGTCGTCCTCGACGAGGCCGACGAGATGCTCGACATGGGCTTCGCCGAGGACATCGAGTCGATCCTCGAGGCCGCCCCGGCCGACCGCCAGACCGTCCTCTTCTCCGCGACGATGCCGCCGCGCATCGCGCGCATGGTGAAGAAGCACCTGGCCGACCCGGTCCACATCGAGGTCAAGCGCGCCGCGACGCCGGAGGGCGAGGCGCCGAAGGTCCGGCAGGCCGCATACGTCGTGCACCGCCCACACAAGGCCGCGGCGCTCGGGCGCATCCTCGACCTCGAGGTGCCGACCGCCGCGATCGTCTTCTGCCGCACCCGCGCCGAGGTGGACGCCCTGACCGAGACGCTCAACGGCCGCGGCTACCGCGCCGAGGCGCTGCACGGCGGGCTCAGCCAGGAGCAGCGCAGCAAGGTCCTGCAGCGCCTGCGCGCGGGCACCACCGAGCTGCTCATCGCCACCGACGTCGCCGCCCGCGGCCTCGACATCGACACGCTGACCCACGTCGTCAACTACGACGTGCCCGCGTCGCCGGAGACGTACGTGCACCGCATCGGCCGCGTCGGCCGGGCCGGACGCGAGGGCGTCGCGATCACGCTCGCCCAGCCGCGCGAGCACCGGATGCTCAAGACGATCGAGAAGATCACGCGCCAGCCGGTGAAGATCGAGAAGGTCCCGACGATCGCCGACCTGCACGCCCGGCGCCTGGAGCTCACCCGCGCGGCGCTGCAGGAGTCGCTGCTGCAGGAGGACGAGCTCGAGCGCTTCCGCGTCGTCGTCGAGACGCTCGCCGACGAGTTCGACGTGATGCAGGTCGCGATGGCCGCCGTGCGGCTCGCCCATCAGGCGCAGGCCGGGGTCGACGAGGACGACGAGGAGGAGATCCCGCAGGCCTCGCTCGACCGCGGCCCCAAGCCCGACCGCGACCGTGGCCCTGCCCGCCCCGGCGCGGGCGGCGGCAAGCCCGGTGGCGGCCGCCGCCTCGACGCGGAGGGCCCGACCACGCGGATCTTCATCGGGGCCGGACGCAGCGCCGGGATCCGGCCGCAGGACCTCGTCGGGGCGATCACCGGCGAGTCGTCGCTGACCGGCCGGCAGATCGGCGCGATCGAGATCACCGACCGCTTCTCGCTCGTCGAGCTGCCCGAGAACCGGGCCGACGAGGTCATCGCCGCGATGCGCTCCAGCACGATCAAGGGCCGCAAGGCGACCGTGCGGCGCGAGAAGTTCGACCGCAAGCGCCGCTGA
- a CDS encoding PucR family transcriptional regulator, protein MLRGMVEAELQDVVRARIAEVAGRIDSARMGEDMAAQLMATIPEFLPATDPDFRAGLVMSCTANLVAIQESLVGGVPMQPTTTEAPDDARAWAHELVHRGMPLASLLRAYRLGHSLFEREFEQRAAELELEPEVAWRVLADAGRELFIYIDAVCTQLVDDYENEREQWLRGAAAEQAELVQAIVAGEPVDHRDAAATLRHDVDGRQLAFIVWTEPGARIGASVAPTTIARELAGELGGTQTLIVPVGERVAWAWTTGDRLDARAAPRRPSALGGRARAALGAVHPGVAGMCRSHREARAAREVGETFGVRAGTLIGYPSVALTSLVSAEPGRAAEFVVAELGELGADTDAMARLRATIRVYLDERLSPARTARRLGIHQNTVVYRAKRAEELLGRSLDDRRLELEIALRLHDGLDGLRGAATAAG, encoded by the coding sequence ATGCTCCGCGGGATGGTCGAGGCGGAGCTGCAGGACGTCGTCCGGGCCCGGATCGCGGAGGTCGCGGGCCGGATCGACAGCGCCCGCATGGGCGAGGACATGGCCGCCCAGCTGATGGCGACGATTCCGGAGTTCCTGCCCGCCACCGACCCGGACTTCCGGGCCGGGCTCGTCATGAGCTGCACGGCGAACCTCGTCGCGATCCAGGAGTCGCTCGTCGGCGGCGTCCCGATGCAGCCGACCACGACCGAGGCGCCCGACGACGCGCGCGCCTGGGCGCACGAGCTCGTCCACCGCGGCATGCCGCTGGCCTCGCTGCTGCGCGCGTACCGGCTCGGGCACAGCCTGTTCGAGCGCGAGTTCGAGCAGCGCGCCGCGGAGCTCGAGCTCGAGCCCGAGGTCGCCTGGCGGGTGCTCGCCGACGCGGGCCGCGAGCTCTTCATCTACATCGACGCGGTCTGCACCCAGCTCGTCGACGACTACGAGAACGAGCGCGAGCAGTGGCTGCGCGGTGCGGCCGCCGAGCAGGCGGAGCTCGTCCAGGCGATCGTCGCGGGAGAGCCTGTGGACCACCGTGACGCGGCCGCGACCCTGCGCCACGACGTCGACGGGCGTCAGCTCGCGTTCATCGTCTGGACCGAGCCGGGCGCGCGCATCGGCGCGTCCGTGGCGCCGACGACGATCGCGCGCGAGCTCGCCGGCGAGCTCGGCGGGACGCAGACGCTGATCGTGCCCGTGGGGGAGCGGGTCGCGTGGGCGTGGACGACCGGGGACCGGCTCGACGCGCGCGCGGCGCCGCGCCGGCCGTCCGCGCTCGGTGGGCGCGCGCGGGCCGCGCTGGGCGCGGTCCATCCCGGGGTCGCGGGCATGTGCCGCAGCCACCGCGAGGCGCGGGCCGCGCGCGAGGTCGGCGAGACGTTCGGCGTCCGGGCCGGCACCCTGATCGGCTACCCGTCGGTCGCGCTGACGTCGCTGGTGAGCGCCGAGCCGGGCCGGGCGGCGGAGTTCGTCGTCGCCGAGCTCGGCGAGCTCGGGGCGGACACCGACGCGATGGCGCGGCTGCGCGCGACGATCCGCGTCTACCTCGACGAGCGGCTCAGCCCGGCCCGGACGGCGCGCCGCCTGGGCATCCACCAGAACACCGTCGTGTACCGGGCCAAGCGCGCCGAGGAGCTGCTCGGGCGGTCGCTGGACGACCGCCGGCTCGAGCTCGAGATCGCGCTGCGGCTGCACGACGGGCTCGACGGGCTGCGCGGCGCCGCGACCGCCGCGGGCTGA
- a CDS encoding phytoene desaturase family protein: MSRAVVVGSGPNGLAAALTLASEGLEVTVLEAADRLGGGTRSSELTVPGLLHDECSAAHPLALDTPFSRRFDLGAHGLRWLWPEVQYSHPLDGGRGAAAWRSVERTADALPGRDGRRWKAIFGWLEGRFDRLAAEIVQPVLHVPRAPVAMGVFGAFSGLPASLLTRAWATEEGRALFAGVAAHAFRPFGSPMSSAIGVTLGTAAHRYGWPVAQGGSQAISAAMIALATEHGVRFETGVTVRSLEEVADHDVVMLDTSPRAAADIAGDRMPARVARAYRRFRHGPGAFKVEFAVDGGVPWAHAESRLAGTVHVCGDWRETAAAERMTCRGEMPERPYVLVCQQSLADPSRANGDLHPLYAYAHVPSGYTGDATAAIEAQIERFAPGFRDRIVGRHVRSAVAMQEHNVNYVGGDIVTGANDPLQMVFRPRATLDPYATGIDGVYLCSAATPPGAGAHGMCGYNAALSALARIDPSAARRVRDASESSIPEPEYAGGW; encoded by the coding sequence ATGAGCAGGGCGGTCGTGGTCGGCAGCGGGCCCAACGGGCTCGCCGCCGCCCTCACGCTCGCGTCGGAGGGTCTCGAGGTCACCGTCCTCGAGGCCGCCGACCGACTGGGTGGCGGCACGCGCAGCAGCGAGCTGACCGTCCCCGGCCTCCTGCACGACGAGTGCTCCGCGGCGCACCCGCTCGCACTCGACACGCCGTTCTCGCGGCGCTTCGACCTCGGGGCCCACGGCCTGCGCTGGCTGTGGCCCGAGGTGCAGTACTCCCACCCGCTGGACGGTGGCCGCGGGGCCGCCGCCTGGCGGTCGGTGGAGCGCACCGCCGACGCGCTGCCGGGACGCGACGGGCGACGTTGGAAGGCGATCTTCGGCTGGCTGGAGGGCCGCTTCGACCGGCTCGCCGCCGAGATCGTGCAGCCGGTGCTGCACGTGCCGCGCGCCCCCGTCGCGATGGGCGTCTTCGGCGCCTTCTCCGGTCTGCCCGCCTCGCTGCTGACCCGGGCGTGGGCGACCGAGGAGGGCCGCGCCCTGTTCGCCGGGGTCGCCGCCCACGCGTTCCGGCCGTTCGGGTCGCCGATGTCCTCCGCGATCGGCGTGACGCTCGGCACCGCGGCGCACCGCTACGGCTGGCCGGTCGCGCAGGGCGGCTCGCAGGCGATCTCCGCCGCGATGATCGCGCTCGCGACGGAGCACGGCGTGCGCTTCGAGACCGGGGTCACCGTCCGGTCGCTCGAGGAGGTCGCCGACCACGACGTCGTCATGCTCGACACCTCGCCGCGCGCGGCCGCCGACATCGCCGGGGACCGCATGCCGGCGCGCGTCGCGCGCGCCTACCGGCGCTTCCGGCACGGGCCGGGCGCGTTCAAGGTCGAGTTCGCGGTCGACGGCGGGGTGCCGTGGGCGCACGCCGAGTCGCGCCTGGCGGGCACCGTGCACGTGTGCGGGGACTGGCGCGAGACCGCGGCCGCCGAGCGCATGACCTGCCGCGGCGAGATGCCCGAGCGCCCGTACGTGCTGGTCTGCCAGCAGTCGCTCGCGGACCCCTCGCGCGCCAACGGCGACCTGCATCCCCTGTACGCGTACGCGCACGTGCCGTCGGGCTACACGGGCGACGCGACCGCGGCGATCGAGGCGCAGATCGAGCGCTTCGCGCCCGGGTTCCGCGACCGCATCGTCGGGCGGCACGTCCGCTCCGCCGTGGCGATGCAGGAGCACAACGTCAACTACGTCGGCGGCGACATCGTCACCGGCGCCAACGACCCGCTGCAGATGGTCTTCCGCCCGCGCGCGACGCTCGACCCGTACGCGACCGGCATCGACGGCGTCTACCTCTGCAGCGCGGCGACGCCGCCCGGGGCGGGCGCGCACGGCATGTGCGGCTACAACGCGGCGCTGTCGGCGCTCGCGCGGATCGACCCGTCCGCCGCGCGCCGCGTGCGCGACGCGTCGGAGTCGTCGATCCCCGAGCCCGAGTACGCCGGCGGCTGGTAG
- a CDS encoding DUF3556 domain-containing protein, protein MGLTTGEFPPVEPAKFMDMPYQERIKVLSRHWAEYGFGAPKITAIVYIVKLLVLYMGGGILVGALTSGLDPFSPSEWWDAPIFYQKVVLWTAFLEAMGLAGSWGPLAGHFKPMTGGVLYYARTGTIRNPPFPTKVPGTEGGTRTALDAGLFIALMAAYVVALAVPGTADGETGIDLLPVAAIIPILVLQPLLGLRDKIAFLQARSEQYLPALVFFAFFPFVDMIVAAKILIVTVWCGAAFSKFGHHFGNVIPPMVSNTPWLSSRKVKKMHYRNFPEDLRPSKAAVRIAHGPGTLVEFGTPLVLLFSGNETLSVAAAILMICFHVFITSTFPLAVPLEWNIGFIFITAFLFIGWPNHEGFGLGDMDTTLMILTFAACLFFPILGNMRPDKVSFLPSMRQYAGNWASAMWAFAPGAEKKLDDHLVKPALMQRQQLVPLYGEDEAEVIMQQLIGWRAMHSQGRGMNSVMIKTLGADMDHYIPREAEFSCNAITGFNFGDGHFHDEHFLRTVQEKCNFAPGEFMVVWVESERVGEDKQYYFVMDVAVGVVERGYWKVTEAVAEQPWLPNGPIDTTVTWKLDGYERVRYPAQPRPVPAAGDDADTPALPV, encoded by the coding sequence ATGGGTCTGACGACGGGAGAGTTCCCGCCGGTCGAACCGGCCAAGTTCATGGACATGCCCTACCAGGAGCGGATCAAGGTCCTCTCCCGGCACTGGGCCGAGTACGGGTTCGGTGCCCCCAAGATCACCGCGATCGTCTACATCGTGAAGCTGCTCGTCCTGTACATGGGCGGCGGCATCCTCGTCGGCGCGCTCACGTCCGGGCTCGATCCGTTCTCGCCGAGCGAGTGGTGGGACGCGCCGATCTTCTACCAGAAGGTGGTCCTCTGGACGGCGTTCCTGGAGGCCATGGGTCTTGCCGGCTCCTGGGGTCCGCTGGCCGGCCACTTCAAGCCGATGACGGGCGGCGTCCTCTACTACGCGCGCACCGGCACGATCCGCAACCCGCCGTTCCCGACCAAGGTCCCCGGGACCGAGGGCGGCACCCGCACCGCGCTGGACGCGGGCCTCTTCATCGCCCTGATGGCCGCCTACGTCGTCGCGCTCGCCGTGCCCGGCACCGCCGACGGCGAGACCGGCATCGACCTGCTCCCGGTCGCGGCGATCATTCCGATCCTCGTCCTGCAGCCGCTGCTGGGCCTGCGCGACAAGATCGCCTTCCTGCAGGCGCGCTCCGAGCAGTACCTGCCGGCGCTCGTCTTCTTCGCGTTCTTCCCGTTCGTCGACATGATCGTCGCGGCGAAGATCCTCATCGTCACCGTCTGGTGCGGTGCCGCCTTCTCGAAGTTCGGCCACCACTTCGGCAACGTCATCCCGCCGATGGTCTCCAACACCCCGTGGCTCAGCTCGCGCAAGGTCAAGAAGATGCACTACCGCAACTTCCCGGAGGACCTCCGCCCGTCGAAGGCCGCCGTCCGCATCGCGCACGGCCCGGGCACCCTGGTCGAGTTCGGCACGCCGCTCGTCCTGCTGTTCAGCGGCAACGAGACCCTCAGCGTCGCCGCGGCGATCCTGATGATCTGCTTCCACGTCTTCATCACCTCGACGTTCCCGCTCGCGGTGCCGCTGGAGTGGAACATCGGCTTCATCTTCATCACCGCGTTCCTGTTCATCGGCTGGCCCAACCACGAGGGCTTCGGGCTCGGTGACATGGACACGACGCTGATGATCCTGACGTTCGCCGCCTGCCTGTTCTTCCCGATCCTCGGCAACATGCGGCCCGACAAGGTGTCGTTCCTGCCGTCGATGCGGCAGTACGCGGGCAACTGGGCGTCGGCGATGTGGGCGTTCGCCCCGGGCGCCGAGAAGAAGCTCGACGACCACCTCGTCAAGCCGGCCCTCATGCAGCGTCAGCAGCTCGTCCCGCTCTACGGGGAGGACGAGGCCGAGGTCATCATGCAGCAGCTCATCGGCTGGCGGGCGATGCACTCGCAGGGCCGCGGGATGAACTCCGTGATGATCAAGACGCTCGGCGCGGACATGGACCACTACATCCCGCGCGAGGCGGAGTTCTCCTGCAACGCGATCACCGGCTTCAACTTCGGTGACGGGCACTTCCACGACGAGCACTTCCTGCGCACCGTGCAGGAGAAGTGCAACTTCGCCCCGGGCGAGTTCATGGTCGTCTGGGTCGAGTCCGAGCGCGTCGGCGAGGACAAGCAGTACTACTTCGTGATGGACGTGGCGGTCGGCGTCGTCGAGCGCGGCTACTGGAAGGTGACCGAAGCGGTCGCCGAGCAGCCGTGGCTGCCGAACGGGCCGATCGACACGACGGTCACGTGGAAGCTGGACGGCTACGAGCGCGTCCGCTACCCGGCACAGCCGCGACCGGTCCCCGCGGCCGGCGACGACGCGGACACCCCGGCACTGCCGGTATGA
- a CDS encoding acyl-CoA carboxylase subunit beta, with protein sequence MEDLEELLRRRALTEDDARPEAVARRRARGGRTARENVADLVDEGSFVEYGRYAIAAQRGRRTVEDLQAATPADGMLAGTAAIDGHPAAVLAYDYTVLAGTQGALGHLKKDRLFELIERLALPVVFFAEGGGGRPGDTDHPVVSSLHVRAFALWAKLSGHVPRIAIVHGRCFAGNAVIAGCSDLIVATRSTSIGMGGPAMIAGGGQGEVAPDDVGPVDVQTKNGVIDVLVDDEAQAVEVTRRLLGYFRPAVPDRDAPAGDQALLRTLVPERARRAYKLAPIVEALADTGSVTHLRPRFAPEMATALARIEGRPVGVIGNNTMYAAGAITSAAADKAARFLQLCEAFGLPVVSLIDTPGIMVGPKAEATGLVRHASRLLLAGAALTVPTVAVVLRRGYGLGAQAMAFGSLHEPLLTVAWPSAHLGPMGLEGAVRLGLRKELEAIEDEEERERRVREVTALAQQNARALNAAQLFELDDVIDPAQTRDLIARTLDAAAHSGNGGGAPRGTRRYVDSW encoded by the coding sequence ATGGAGGATCTCGAGGAGCTGCTGCGCCGCCGGGCGCTGACCGAGGACGACGCGCGCCCCGAGGCGGTCGCGCGCCGTCGCGCGCGCGGCGGGCGCACGGCGCGCGAGAACGTCGCCGACCTCGTCGACGAGGGGTCGTTCGTCGAGTACGGCCGCTACGCGATCGCCGCCCAGCGCGGCCGCCGCACGGTCGAGGACCTGCAGGCCGCGACCCCCGCCGACGGCATGCTCGCGGGGACCGCCGCGATCGACGGCCACCCGGCCGCCGTGCTCGCCTACGACTACACGGTGCTCGCCGGCACGCAGGGCGCGCTCGGGCACCTGAAGAAGGACCGGCTGTTCGAGCTGATCGAGCGCCTGGCGCTGCCCGTCGTGTTCTTCGCCGAGGGCGGCGGCGGCCGTCCCGGGGACACCGACCACCCGGTCGTCTCCTCGCTGCACGTCCGCGCGTTCGCGCTGTGGGCGAAGCTCTCGGGGCACGTGCCGCGGATCGCGATCGTGCACGGCCGCTGCTTCGCGGGCAACGCGGTGATCGCGGGCTGCTCGGACCTGATCGTCGCGACGCGCAGCACGTCGATCGGGATGGGCGGCCCGGCGATGATCGCGGGCGGCGGGCAGGGCGAGGTCGCCCCGGACGACGTCGGGCCGGTCGACGTGCAGACGAAGAACGGCGTGATCGACGTCCTCGTCGACGACGAGGCGCAGGCGGTCGAGGTGACGCGGCGGCTGCTCGGCTACTTCCGTCCCGCCGTCCCGGACCGCGACGCGCCGGCGGGCGACCAGGCGCTGCTGCGCACGCTCGTGCCGGAGCGCGCGCGCCGCGCGTACAAGCTCGCGCCGATCGTCGAGGCGCTCGCCGACACGGGCTCGGTGACGCACCTGCGGCCGCGCTTCGCGCCGGAGATGGCGACCGCGCTGGCGCGGATCGAGGGCCGTCCCGTCGGGGTGATCGGCAACAACACGATGTACGCGGCGGGCGCGATCACGAGCGCGGCGGCCGACAAGGCCGCGCGGTTCCTGCAGCTGTGCGAGGCGTTCGGCCTGCCGGTCGTGTCGCTCATCGACACCCCGGGGATCATGGTCGGCCCGAAGGCGGAGGCGACCGGGCTCGTGCGTCACGCGTCGCGGCTGCTGCTCGCCGGGGCCGCCCTGACCGTGCCGACGGTCGCCGTCGTGCTGCGCCGCGGCTACGGGCTCGGCGCGCAGGCGATGGCGTTCGGCTCGCTGCACGAGCCGCTGCTGACGGTCGCCTGGCCGTCGGCGCACCTCGGGCCGATGGGCCTGGAGGGCGCGGTGCGCCTGGGGCTGCGCAAGGAGCTCGAGGCGATCGAGGACGAGGAGGAGCGCGAGCGGCGCGTCCGCGAGGTCACGGCGCTGGCCCAGCAGAACGCGCGGGCGCTGAACGCCGCGCAGCTGTTCGAGCTCGACGACGTGATCGACCCGGCGCAGACGCGCGACCTGATCGCGCGGACGCTCGACGCGGCGGCGCACAGCGGGAACGGCGGCGGCGCGCCCCGGGGGACGCGCCGCTACGTGGACTCGTGGTGA
- a CDS encoding P-II family nitrogen regulator has translation MKKVEAFIRHEAFEPIRMELLQLGFPSLSISEVKGSGRQKGITERYRGAELTNYLRPKLKLECVVADRDVATVVDTVLKHGRSGAVGDGKVFVLPVDESYRVRTGESGEEILQSHPGAAADV, from the coding sequence ATGAAGAAGGTCGAGGCGTTCATCCGGCACGAGGCGTTCGAGCCGATCCGGATGGAGCTCCTGCAGCTCGGATTCCCCTCGCTGTCGATCAGCGAGGTCAAGGGCTCCGGTCGGCAGAAGGGCATCACCGAGCGCTATCGCGGCGCGGAGCTCACGAACTACCTGCGGCCGAAGCTCAAGCTCGAGTGCGTCGTCGCCGACCGCGACGTGGCGACGGTCGTCGACACGGTGCTGAAGCACGGCCGCTCCGGGGCCGTCGGTGACGGCAAGGTCTTCGTCCTCCCGGTGGACGAGTCCTACCGCGTGCGGACCGGGGAGTCGGGGGAGGAGATCCTCCAGAGCCATCCGGGGGCGGCCGCCGACGTCTGA
- a CDS encoding ammonium transporter: MHRRSLARGAAAATLASLLLPAAALAQEPTPIDVVAGELNVTWVLVATVLVFFMQAGFAFLEIGFSRGKNVGAGVAKILVNFSIAAIAWWAVGFAIAFGGDGTIAGDSGFFFQVGHEVAGEGATGETASFFIFQFMFAAVSLAIVWGSTLERIKFAVYPIFALVFAGVIYPLIAHWGFGGGVFAEIGDGVQDFAGSSVVHLTGATAALAACIFLGPRRGKYGPDGKPRAIPGHSMPLFGLGVLILWLGWFGFNGGSTLGTSGNAFAEVIAVTNLGAAGGVIGAMIAVALTVKKLDVGMIGNGGIAGLVAITAPAGYVEFWAAPIIGLIGGVIVVYGILAIDKKIDDPIGATSAHGLAGIWGTLACGIFTSPRLAENIGIGKEGLVYGGGLGQLGTQAAAVGLTFVTVFVLSSITFLAIKHTIGLRVTEEEEIAGLDISDHGMYGYPEQFIPEAELVGYSPSAGTPTEAKA, from the coding sequence ATGCATCGCAGATCGCTCGCGCGCGGCGCCGCAGCGGCCACCCTGGCCTCGTTGCTGCTTCCCGCCGCGGCCCTGGCGCAGGAGCCGACCCCGATCGACGTCGTCGCCGGAGAGCTGAACGTCACGTGGGTGCTCGTCGCCACCGTGCTCGTCTTCTTCATGCAGGCCGGCTTCGCGTTCCTGGAGATCGGGTTCTCCCGCGGCAAGAACGTGGGTGCCGGGGTCGCGAAGATCCTCGTGAACTTCTCGATCGCCGCGATCGCCTGGTGGGCGGTCGGGTTCGCGATCGCGTTCGGTGGTGACGGCACCATCGCGGGGGACAGCGGCTTCTTCTTCCAGGTCGGCCACGAGGTCGCCGGTGAGGGCGCGACCGGGGAGACCGCGTCGTTCTTCATCTTCCAGTTCATGTTCGCGGCGGTCTCGCTCGCGATCGTCTGGGGCTCCACGCTGGAGCGCATCAAGTTCGCCGTCTACCCGATCTTCGCGCTCGTGTTCGCCGGCGTGATCTACCCGCTGATCGCCCACTGGGGCTTCGGCGGCGGGGTGTTCGCCGAGATCGGCGACGGCGTGCAGGACTTCGCCGGCTCGTCCGTCGTGCACCTCACCGGCGCCACCGCCGCGCTCGCCGCGTGCATCTTCCTCGGCCCGCGCCGCGGGAAGTACGGGCCGGACGGCAAGCCGCGGGCGATCCCCGGCCACTCGATGCCGCTCTTCGGGCTGGGCGTGCTGATCCTCTGGCTCGGCTGGTTCGGCTTCAACGGCGGCTCCACGCTCGGCACCAGTGGCAACGCGTTCGCCGAGGTCATCGCGGTCACCAACCTCGGTGCGGCGGGCGGCGTCATCGGCGCGATGATCGCCGTCGCCCTGACCGTGAAGAAGCTCGACGTCGGCATGATCGGCAACGGCGGCATCGCCGGGCTCGTCGCGATCACCGCGCCCGCCGGCTACGTGGAGTTCTGGGCGGCGCCGATCATCGGCCTCATCGGCGGCGTCATCGTCGTCTACGGCATCCTCGCGATCGACAAGAAGATCGACGACCCGATCGGGGCGACCTCGGCCCACGGGCTCGCCGGGATCTGGGGCACCCTGGCGTGCGGCATCTTCACCTCGCCGCGCCTGGCCGAGAACATCGGCATCGGCAAGGAGGGCCTCGTCTACGGCGGCGGGCTCGGGCAGCTCGGGACGCAGGCGGCCGCGGTCGGCCTGACCTTCGTCACCGTGTTCGTGCTGTCGAGCATCACGTTCCTGGCGATCAAGCACACGATCGGCCTGCGCGTGACCGAGGAGGAGGAGATCGCGGGCCTCGACATCTCCGACCACGGCATGTACGGATACCCCGAGCAGTTCATTCCTGAGGCCGAGCTCGTCGGGTACTCCCCGAGCGCCGGCACCCCCACGGAGGCGAAAGCATGA
- a CDS encoding sensor histidine kinase: MRTSVTWRILASSAGVFLAAAVALVLTPATVSRTVQGHEIVQLALGVAAFLALHAVLVRRTLRPLGALVADMRRVDVLAPGTRVEVPGGPAEVEALATAFNEMAQRLEQERRTAAGATFSALEDERRRIARDLHDQVGQDLTALLMQLDRMRDHPEAAAARELARDILGEVRGVVSALRPDPLEELGLAEALRSMCSRLDVFGGPAIDCRVEEDLPPLPADGQTAIYRVAQEALTNALRHARATTVSLTLGTEGAQDVVLRVVDDGPPTGRLVEGAGLRGVRERALTVGARVTVGAATGGGTALELRLAPGVPA; encoded by the coding sequence ATGCGGACCTCGGTGACGTGGCGGATCCTCGCGTCGAGCGCCGGCGTGTTCCTGGCGGCCGCCGTGGCGCTGGTGCTGACGCCCGCGACCGTGAGCCGGACGGTCCAGGGCCACGAGATCGTGCAGCTCGCCCTCGGCGTGGCCGCGTTCCTGGCGCTGCACGCGGTGCTCGTGCGCCGCACGCTGCGTCCGCTGGGGGCGCTCGTCGCCGACATGCGCCGGGTCGACGTCCTCGCGCCCGGCACCCGCGTCGAGGTCCCCGGCGGTCCCGCGGAGGTCGAGGCGCTCGCCACCGCGTTCAACGAGATGGCCCAGCGGCTGGAGCAGGAGCGCCGCACCGCGGCCGGTGCGACCTTCTCGGCGCTGGAGGACGAGCGGCGGCGCATCGCCCGCGACCTGCACGACCAGGTCGGCCAGGACCTCACGGCGCTGCTGATGCAGCTCGACCGCATGCGCGACCACCCCGAGGCCGCCGCCGCACGGGAGCTCGCGCGGGACATCCTCGGCGAGGTGCGCGGCGTCGTCTCGGCGCTGCGCCCCGATCCGCTCGAGGAGCTCGGGCTCGCGGAGGCGCTGCGCTCGATGTGCTCCCGGCTCGACGTCTTCGGCGGCCCGGCGATCGACTGCCGCGTCGAGGAGGACCTGCCGCCGCTCCCCGCCGACGGGCAGACCGCGATCTACCGCGTGGCGCAGGAGGCGCTGACCAACGCGCTGCGGCACGCCCGCGCCACCACGGTGTCGCTGACGCTCGGGACGGAGGGCGCGCAGGACGTCGTGCTGCGCGTCGTCGACGACGGCCCGCCGACCGGGCGCCTGGTCGAGGGCGCAGGGCTGCGCGGGGTCCGCGAGCGCGCACTCACCGTGGGGGCCCGCGTGACCGTCGGCGCGGCGACGGGCGGCGGGACCGCGCTCGAGCTGCGGCTCGCTCCCGGGGTGCCGGCGTGA